A section of the Oreochromis niloticus isolate F11D_XX linkage group LG9, O_niloticus_UMD_NMBU, whole genome shotgun sequence genome encodes:
- the LOC109203463 gene encoding zinc finger MYM-type protein 1: MAAVLLTVEAQPPPNSVRSLLTYPFARRTMAEKLQVKELGPDKPEIQLTQATKEKSKAYNRTFCRSWFQRKSWLTGCGTANALFCFPCILFKSDKCDLTWTQSGQTDLKHLSERIKKHESSRVHMDNSVKLAVLGKTSIAAQLDDGHRIALRRHNEEVDKNRHILSKIIDCIKFCGAFELAMRGHDESDSSDNPGIFRGLVDLMASIDHDLRQHLENATVFKGTSKTVQNEILDCMLAVLRERIVEEVKAAKFLAIQADETTDISTHCQLVMVLRYIDQRNRIQERFFEFIKLPNACADAIASALSERLRFILPQGQERKLIAQAYDGAAVMRGTTGGVQRKIQDIYANAHYVHCYAHQLNLVMQQATSHIPQISHFFSDIAGFASFFTKSSKRTAVLDEVVAHRLPSASATRWNFNSRAVNTVYEHKDDLVRCFQTIRNSEGFDAPTKRDAGGFVRMLEDEAFCFFLALFHKIMPHVDMLYNHLQKRNIDSVTIAGITQTFISRMQAIREALPNLVVDEEYRGPVQDPPTKRRRTLGEDRQHHLALEVCDTIMSHAKERFSFTKHLVSATLLQGDLFQQHSKNFPDAALQTTVEAYPSLDKARLKTELSLIYDNEEFQSCSGALALYQVLMENNLQDTFTETVSLLNILITTPMTTSESERCFSTLKRIKTFLRNNMAQDRLNALAMLSIEKKLTQELPDFNTRVIEKFATQKDRRAKFLYK; encoded by the exons ATGGCAGCGGTATTGTTAACGGTTGAGGCACAGCCTCCCCCAAATTCGGTTAGATCGCTTCTAACCTACCCTTTTGCCAGAAGGACAATGGCAGAAAAACTGCAAGTTAAAGAGTTGGGACCTGACAAGCCCGAAATTCAACTAACCCAGGCAACGAAGGAGAAGTCAAAAGCATACAACAGGACTTTTTGTCGGAGTTGGTTCCAGCGCAAGTCGTGGCTGACAGGCTGTGGAACAGCTAATGCACTTTTTTGTTTCCCGTGCATACTGTTCAAAAGTGACAAGTGTGATTTGACGTGGACACAATCTGGACAAACCGACTTAAAGCACCTCTCCGAACGAATCAAGAAACATGAAAGCTCACGAGTTCATATGGACAACAGTGTAAAGCTAGCTGTGCTAGGGAAAACTAGCATAGCGGCGCAGCTAGATGATGGACATCGGATTGCTTTAAGAAGGCACAACGAAGAGGTAGATAAAAACCGTCATATTTTATCTAAAATCATCGATTGTATTAAGTTTTGTGGTGCTTTTGAGCTAGCAATGCGGGGACATGATGAAAGTGATTCCTCAGACAATCCAGGGATTTTTAGAGGTTTAGTCGACTTGATGGCATCAATTGATCACGACTTGAGGCAACACCTTGAAAATGCTACTGTATTTAAAGGCACCTCGAAAACAGTCCAGAACGAGATCCTGGATTGCATGTTGGCAGTTCTGAGAGAAAGGATCGTGGAAGAAGTAAAGGCAGCGAAGTTTTTAGCCATTCAAGCTGATGAAACCACTGACATTTCTACACACTGTCAGTTAGTCATGGTGCTAAGATACATTGACCAACGAAACCGTATTCAAGAGCGTTTTTTTGAATTCATCAAGCTACCCAATGCTTGTGCAGATGCAATAGCCAGTGCCTTATCGGAGAGGCTGCGCTTCATCCTCCCCCAGGGACAAGAGAGAAAGTTGATCGCCCAGGCCTACGATGGGGCCGCTGTAATGAGGGGTACCACTGGAGGAGTGCAGCGTAAGATACAGGACATTTATGCTAACGCTCACTACGTACATTGTTATGCCCATCAGTTAAACCTGGTAATGCAACAAGCAACCTCCCACATCCCTCAAATCAGTCACTTTTTTTCCGACATAGCAGGATTCGCTTCTTTTTTTACTAAATCGAGCAAGAGGACTGCAGTGCTTGACGAGGTGGTGGCGCACCGACTTCCAAGTGCATCGGCAACCCGTTGGAACTTCAACAGTCGTGCTGTGAATACAGTGTATGAACATAAAGACGATCTGGTGAGGTGTTTTCAGACCATCCGTAACAGTGAAGGATTTGATGCCCCTACAAAGAGAGATGCCGGTGGTTTCGTGAGAATGCTGGAAGACGaagctttctgttttttcctggCCTTGTTTCACAAGATAATGCCACATGTAGACATGCTGTATAACCACCTACAGAAGAGAAACATCGATTCTGTCACCATCGCAGGGATCACCCAGACATTCATCAGCCGCATGCAGGCTATCAG GGAGGCACTTCCTAATCTGGTTGTGGATGAGGAGTACAGGGGACCTGTTCAAGACCCACCCACAAAGAGACGGAGAACATTGGGGGAAGACAGGCAACACCATTTGGCACTGGAG GTGTGCGACACCATTATGAGCCATGCCAAGGAGAGGTTTTCTTTCACCAAGCACCTTGTCAGCGCCACTCTGTTGCAAGGAGACTTGTTCCAACAACACAGCAAAAATTTTCCAGATGCAGCACTACAAACCACAGTGGAAGCCTATCCCTCATTGGACAAAGCCAGACTTAAAACAGAACTGTCCCTGATCTACGACAACGAGGAGTTTCAGAGTTGTAGTGGTGCGCTGGCGCTCTATCAGGTTCTGATGGAAAACAACCTTCAAGACACATTCACCGAAACTGTAAGTCTTCTTAACATCCTCATCACCACACCAATGACAACATCAGAATCGGAGAGGTGTTTCTCTACTTTAAAGAGGATAAAAACTTTCCTGAGAAACAATATGGCTCAGGATCGGCTCAACGCTCTGGCTATGCTGTCCATAGAGAAAAAACTCACACAAGAACTTCCTGATTTCAACACCAGGGTCATCGAGAAATTTGCCACTCAGAAAGACAGACGAGCAAAGTTCTTGTACAAATAA
- the LOC109203479 gene encoding proline-rich protein 36-like: MDSAGSAREVDFARIQGLVDWISHTDDVRAMTVGIKAIEAILENNPHFGQLRGFMDSLNMIREAREVLQAREIGIFARSLYSVPKPPPLQHQMELSATQQRPLKRRGVSTPRPRNSSLSTSSSDYCSPASFLAAMWSEEESDSTSPSLPTTANISAPISRGKRRQHRQRKVPPPEPRTSPLQTPLVSVSDTEQFTGSEGPRSDYVMAEKKKTASLETKISHLGNLKDCSPHAPPSHTHAKNCGNSVPFEPGLINSMSASSEDVKSEIINSEIVFPKAAQPEAHLAAQPPEAPFSPLPSLQSSVRSATQLPLAPLSTLPPVSLPPQPLLHSAIQAATQSIIQPIALPLRHSVAEPLAARPAADSATSPPVTPPPQPSLQSPVPVQSPAVQPSPVQSPAVQPSPVQSPAVQPSPVQSPAVQPSPVQSPTSPPLAAKLPPEPLAQVPVAAQSPSQRHISSPGPLHIQPRVPIPSGSTATLAGSSDEFILHSAAPTPPPAGGSEGPVQQPVSTGGSKGPLRPAAPPPPATTPAAASSASSASPGPASASTSSGPASAPSPSSPAAASESSASPGPARASASPAAASSSAASPTPTPAAVSPTPSPAAPPSPASTPSPAAPFSSGPAFEPSASSSPGPASASASPPTPGPASASASTLPGPVAATPPSGPASSSPTPTKPRPVRPTLESRRRLPRGRPPDPLCCRRRLPRGRPPDPLCCRRRLLRGRPPDPLCCHFSRGRPPELTCVWTACLGSGVSCALLLFSVPCPPSWTPAARPGLFSVWFCFLCLGCLVPALKGGVLSGSWVP, from the exons ATGGACTCAGCAGGTTCCGCCCGGGAAGTTGATTTTGCTCGCATCCAAGGTCTGGTGGACTGGATTTCCCACACCGATGATGTTCGGGCCATGACTGTGGGAATCAAAGCCATTGAAGCCATCCTCGAGAATAACCCCCACTTTGGTCAACTCAGAGGATTTATGGACTCACTAAACATGATACGTGAGGCCCGGGAGGTACTGCAAGCCCGGGAGATAGGCATTTTCGCCCGCTCCCTGTATTCAGTGCCGAAGCCACCACCGCTGCAGCATCAGATGGAGCTCTCTGCAACGCAGCAGCGGCCATTAAAGCGGAGGGGGGTTTCCACGCCACGGCCGCGGAATTCTTCACTCTCCACGTCCAGCTCTGACTACTGCTCGCCTGCCTCTTTCCTCGCAGCGATGTGGTCAGAGGAGGAGTCAGATTCGACCTCTCCGTCATTACCGACAACCGCCAATATCTCCGCTCCCATTTCCAGGGGGAAGCGGCGGCAGCACAGGCAGCGAAAGGTGCCACCGCCAGAACCCAGGACCTCGCCATTGCAAACACCTTTGGTGAGTGTAAGTGATACTGAACAGTTTACTGGGTCTGAAGGCCCAAGGTCTGATTATGTTATGGCTGAGAAGAAAAAGACTGCTTCCTTGGAAACAAAGATTTCCCATTTGGGTAACCTAAAAGACTGTTCTCCTCATGCTCCCCCTAGCCATACACATGCAAAGAACTGTGGTAATTCTGTTCCGTTTGAGCCTGGACTAATTAACTCCATGTCTGCTAGCTCAGAGGATGTTAAGTCAGAGATTATTAATTCTGAGATTGTTTTTCCAAAAGCTGCCCAGCCAgaagctcacttagctgcccagcctccagaaGCTCCATTTTCACCCCTACCATCGCTTCAGTCATCAGTTCGGTCTGCCACTCAGCTGCCCTTAGCGCCATTATCCACACTACCACCTGTTTCTCTTCCACCTCAACCATTACTACACTCAGCCATTCAGGCTGCTACTCAGTCAATCATTCAACCTATTGCCCTGCCATTAAGGCACTCTGTAGCTGAGCCATTAGCCGCCCGGCCCGCAGCCGATTCCGCCACTTCTCCACCCGTTACACCTCCACCACAACCATCACTGCAGTCCCCAGTTCCTGTCCAGTCACCTGCAGTTCAGCCTTCCCCAGTGCAGTCACCTGCAGTTCAGCCTTCCCCAGTGCAGTCACCTGCAGTTCAGCCTTCCCCAGTGCAGTCACCTGCAGTTCAGCCTTCCCCAGTGCAGTCACCTACTTCACCACCGTTAGCAGCCAAGCTCCCACCTGAACCATTAGCCCAGGTCCCTGTAGCCGCTCAGTCCCCTAGTCAGCGACACATTAGCTCACCTGGTCCTCTACACATTCAGCCAAGGGTCCCTATACCCTCTGGCTCTACAGCAACACTTGCTGGAAGCTCAGATGAGTTCATCCTGCACTCcgcggctcccacgccgccacct gctggagggtccgaggggcccgttcagcaacCCGTCTCcactggagggtccaagggaccgctccggcctgcAGCACCGCCGCCTCCGGCTACCAcaccagctgcagcctcttcagCGTCATCagcttcgcctggtccagcttcggCCTCcacctcgtctggtccagcctccgctCCTTCTccatcctcgccagctgcagcctccgagtcttcagcgtcgcctggtccagctcggGCCTCAgcgtcgcctgcagcagcctcctcaTCAGCTGCATCACCCACGCCGACGCCTGCAGCTGTTTCACCCACGCCGTCTCCGGCAGCGccaccgtctccggcttccacgccgtcgcctgcagcgccattCTCATCTGGTCCAGCCTTCGAGCCTTCAGCCTCAtcttcgcctggtccagcctctgcttcgGCTTCGCCGCCCacgcctggtccggcctctgCTTCGGCTTCAACGTTGCCTGGTCCTGTGGCTGCCACGCCACcgtctggtcctgcctcgtctAGTCCTACGCCCACCAAGCCTCGACCAGTACGCCCAACGCTTGAgagccgccgccgtcttccgcgcggccggcctccggacccgctctgctgccgccgccgtcttccgcgcggccggcctccggacccgctctgctgccgccgccgtcttctgcgcggccggcctccggacccgcTCTGCTGCCACTTCTCACgtggccggccccctgaactgacCTGTGTTTGGACTGCTTGCTTGGGCTCCGGTGTTTCCTGTGCcctgcttttgttttctgttccgtgccctccgtcctggacccccgccgcccgccctgggttgttttctgtttggttttgttttctgtgtttgggCTGTCTGGTGCCAGCCCTTAAGGGGGGGGtcctgtcagggtcctgggtcccCTGA